The following proteins come from a genomic window of Nicotiana tomentosiformis chromosome 12, ASM39032v3, whole genome shotgun sequence:
- the LOC104105300 gene encoding pentatricopeptide repeat-containing protein At5g43790 → MKTLSPKSAHPIFKLIQQCINIATLKQVHAQMITTGLILHTYPLSRILISSSTLAATNSYALSIFNQVSNPTIFLFNTLISSSLARKDDQVHFSLALYSRILIQTTLKPNNYTYPSLFKACSSQPWLQHGRALHTHVLKFLEPPYDRFVQASLLNFYSRSGELGVSRFLFDQITRPDLASWNSILTAYAHNTSVQYEGSFSNAYDSTNLSLEVLLLFNQMQKSLTSPNEVSLVALISACADLGALSPGIWAHSFVLRNGLKLNRFVGTALIAMYANCGCLDIARQLFDQLLERDTYCYNAMIRGLAVHGLGLEALDLFEKMELEGLVPDDVTMLVIICACSHVGLVDQGCEFFESMKEDYGIEPKLEHYGTLVDLLGRAGRVKEAEEIVQTIPMKPNAVLWRSLLGAARVHGNLEVGKSALKQLIQLEPETSGNYVLLSNMYASLNRWDDAKNVRKLMKQHGIDKAPGSSIVNIGGAMHEFLIGDKTHPHAKWIYLKLDEMNRRLQEHGHKSGTREVLFDIEEEEKEDALSYHSERLAIAYALIASDSGSPIRIIKNLRVCSDCHAATKLISRIYEREIIVRDRSRFHHFRNEACSCMDYW, encoded by the coding sequence ATGAAAACATTGAGCCCAAAATCTGCCCACCCAATTTTCAAACTCATACAACAATGCATAAACATAGCCACCCTCAAGCAAGTGCATGCTCAAATGATCACAACTGGGCTTATTCTCCACACTTACCCTCTCAGTCGCATACTCATTTCGTCCTCCACCCTAGCCGCCACCAACTCCTATGCGCTAAGCATTTTCAACCAAGTAAGCAATCCAACTATTTTCCTTTTCAACACCCTCATCTCATCATCCCTTGCTAGGAAAGATGATCAAGTTCACTTTTCCTTAGCTCTTTACTCTCGTATTCTCATTCAAACCACTCTCAAGCCCAATAATTACACCTACCCGTCTCTTTTTAAGGCTTGTAGTTCTCAACCATGGCTTCAACATGGCCGTGCCTTGCACACCCATGTCTTGAAATTCCTCGAACCACCTTATGATCGTTTTGTTCAAGCCTCGTTGCTTAATTTCTACTCCAGGAGTGGTGAATTGGGGGTTTCAAGATTCCTCTTTGATCAAATCACAAGACCGGATTTAGCTTCTTGGAACTCCATACTTACAGCTTATGCCCATAATACTTCTGTTCAATATGAAGGCAGTTTTAGTAATGCTTATGATAGCACTAATTTGTCATTGGAAGTTTTGCTTTTGTTTAATCAAATGCAGAAATCTTTGACTAGTCCTAATGAGGTTAGTTTGGTGGCGTTAATTAGTGCTTGTGCTGATTTGGGTGCGCTTAGTCCGGGGATATGGGCTCATTCTTTTGTGCTTAGGAATGGCCTCAAGCTCAACCGCTTCGTTGGCACAGCTTTAATCGCCATGTATGCAAATTGTGGCTGTCTTGATATTGCTCGACAGTTGTTCGATCAATTGCTCGAAAGAgacacatattgttataatgccATGATTAGAGGACTTGCAGTGCACGGCCTTGGGCTGGAGGCTCTTGACCTTTTCGAGAAAATGGAATTAGAAGGTTTGGTTCCTGATGATGTAACTATGCTAGTTATAATATGTGCTTGCTCTCATGTGGGGTTGGTTGATCAAGGCTGCGAATTTTTTGAGTCAATGAAGGAGGATTATGGAATTGAGCCTAAGCTTGAGCACTATGGGACCTTAGTGGATCTTTTGGGTCGAGCAGGCCGGGTGAAGGAGGCTGAGGAAATAGTTCAGACCATTCCTATGAAGCCAAATGCAGTTCTTTGGAGGTCTTTACTAGGAGCTGCTCGTGTTCATGGTAACTTAGAGGTAGGTAAATCAGCATTGAAACAGTTGATACAGCTAGAGCCAGAGACTAGCGGGAATTATGTGTTGTTATCGAATATGTACGCTAGCTTGAACAGGTGGGATGATGCGAAAAATGTAAGGAAGTTGATGAAACAACATGGGATCGACAAAGCTCCTGGTAGTAGCATTGTCAATATTGGTGGTGCTATGCACGAGTTCCTTATTGGCGATAAGACTCATCCACACGCTAAATGGATATATCTGAAGCTGGACGAAATGAATAGAAGGCTGCAAGAACACGGACATAAGTCAGGAACAAGAGAAGTGTTGTTTGACATTGAAGAGGAAGAGAAGGAAGATGCACTTTCATACCATAGTGAAAGGTTAGCCATTGCTTATGCTCTTATTGCATCTGATTCTGGTTCCCCTATTAGAATTATAAAGAACCTAAGGGTTTGCAGTGACTGCCATGCAGCTACTAAGCTTATTTCAAGGATTTATGA